One genomic region from Populus nigra chromosome 8, ddPopNigr1.1, whole genome shotgun sequence encodes:
- the LOC133701778 gene encoding ABC transporter E family member 2-like — protein MADRLTRIAIVTSDRCKPKKCRQECKKSCPVVKTGKLCIEVTPISKIAFISEELCIGCGICVKKCPFEAIQIINLPKDLDKDTTHRYGPNTFKLHRLPVPRPGQVLGLVGTNGIGKSTALKVLAGKLKPNLGRFNNPPDWQEILTYFRGSELQNYFTRILEDNLKAIIKPQYVDHIPRAVQGNVGQVLDQKDESHRKAELCRDLDLNQVIDRNVGDLSGGELQRFAIAVVAIQNAEIYMFDEPSSYLDVKQRLKAAQVIRSLLRANSYVIVVEHDLSVLDYLSDFICCLYGKPGAYGVVTLPFSVREGINIFLSGFVPTENLRFRDESLTFKVAETPQDNAEEIQTYARYKYPTMSKTQGNFKLSVVEGEFTDSQIVVMLGENGTGKTTFIRMLAGLLKPDTIEDSESEIPEFNVSYKPQKISPKFQHSVRQLLHSKIRDSYMHPQFVSDVMKPLLIEQLMDQEVVNLSGGELQRVALCLCLGKPADIYLIDEPSAYLDSEQRIVASKVIKRFILHAKKTAFVVEHDFIMATYLADRVIVYEGQPSVDCTANSPQSLLTGMNLFLSHLDITFRRDPTNFRPRINKLDSTKDREQKTAGSYYYLDD, from the exons ATGGCAGATCGATTGACGCGTATAGCCATAGTAACCTCTGATAGATGCAAGCCTAAGAAGTGCCGTCAAGAGTGCAAGAAGAGCTGCCCCGTTGTTAAAACTG GGAAACTGTGTATAGAGGTGACTCCTATTTCGAAGATAGCTTTTATTTCGGAGGAGTTGTGCATTGGATGTGGTATCTGTGTCAAG AAATGCCCATTTGAAGCAATTCAGATCATTAACTTGCCTAAGGATTTGGATAAAGACACTACCCATCGTTATGGCCCCAATACCTTTAAGTTGCACAG GCTACCAGTTCCGAGGCCTGGGCAAGTTCTTGGCTTGGTTGGAACAAACGGCATTGGCAAGTCCACTGCTCTCAAAGTTCTAGCTGGAAAACTGAAACCTAATTTGGGTCGTTTCAAT aACCCTCCTGATTGGCAGGAAATTCTGACTTACTTTCGAGGATCTGAGCTTCAGAATTACTTTACCCGTATCCTAGAGGATAATTTGAAG GCCATCATAAAGCCTCAATACGTTGACCACATTCCAAGAGCAGTTCAAGGCAATGTTGGGCAAGTGCTTGACCAAAAAGATGAGAGCCACAGGAAGGCAGAACTTTGTcgtgatcttgatctgaaccaGGTTATAGATCGTAATGTGGGGGATTTATCAGGTGGAGAGCTCCAAAGATTTGCTATTGCTGTTGTTGCAATACAGAATGCAGAGATATATATGTTTGATGAACCTTCAAGTTATCTTGATGTCAAGCAGAGGCTTAAAGCTGCCCAAGTTATCCGATCTTTGCTCAGGGCCAACAG CTATGTTATTGTGGTGGAGCATGATCTTAGTGTCCTGGATTATTTATCTGACTTCATTTGCTGCTTGTACGGGAAACCGGGTGCGTATGGAGTAGTAACCCTTCCCTTTTCTGTGAGAGAAggtatcaatatatttttgtctgGGTTTGTTCCTACAGAAAACCTACGATTCCGGGATGAATCTTTAACCTTCAAG GTTGCTGAGACTCCACAGGATAATGCTGAGGAGATTCAAACATATGCACGATACAAATACCCAACCATGAGTAAAACTCAGGGCAATTTCAAGCTTAGTGTCGTTGAGGGTGAATTTACTGACTCTCAGATTGTAGTAATGCTTGGTGAGAATGGGACAGGGAAGACAACATTTATCCGCATGCTG GCTGGTTTGCTGAAACCTGATACTATAGAAGATTCTGAATCTGAGATACCTGAGTTCAATGTTTCTTACAAACCCCAGAAGATAAGCCCCAAGTTTCAACACAGTGTCAGACAGTTACTGCATTCAAAGATACGTGATTCGTATATGCATCCTCAGTTTGTTTCAGATGTCATGAAACCACTTCTTATTGAGCAACTGATGGATCAAGAAGTTGTAAATCTATCTGGTGGAGAGTTGCAAAGAGTTGCATTATGTCTATGCCTTGGAAAG CCAGCAGACATTTATTTGATAGATGAACCAAGTGCGTATCTTGATTCTGAGCAGCGTATTGTTGCTTCAAAAGTCATCAAGAGGTTTATCCTACATGCAAAGAAGACTGCATTTGTGGTGGAGCATGATTTTATAATGGCAACATACCTGGCTGATAGAGTTATTGTGTACGAGGGACAGCCTTCTGTGGATTGCACAGCAAATTCTCCTCAGTCATTGTTGACTGGGATGAATCTCTTCTTGTCT CATCTGGATATCACATTTAGACGAGACCCCACTAATTTCCGGCCAAGAATCAACAAATTGGACTCGACCAAGGACAGGGAGCAGAAAACTGCCGGGTCATATTATTACCTGGATGATTGA